In a genomic window of Neisseria flavescens:
- the recX gene encoding recombination regulator RecX, with amino-acid sequence MKPPKTLRARALDILSRQEVSRVGLKRKLAPHAESEEELEKVLDEFAERNWQSDQRYAEAYIHSKSNRYGTLRLKQALAQQGIDADDCREFLPDREDELQTAISVLRKKFKQEAQDLKEKQKQVRFLAYRGFGADTIQTALKTAWNEDEDFYQ; translated from the coding sequence ATGAAACCTCCCAAAACCTTACGCGCCCGCGCCTTGGATATTCTTTCCCGTCAGGAAGTCAGCCGTGTCGGCTTGAAACGCAAACTGGCCCCACACGCTGAAAGCGAAGAAGAATTGGAAAAGGTTTTGGACGAATTTGCCGAACGGAATTGGCAATCCGACCAACGTTACGCAGAAGCCTATATTCACAGCAAGAGCAACCGTTACGGCACGCTCCGCCTCAAGCAAGCCTTGGCGCAACAAGGTATCGATGCTGATGACTGTCGGGAGTTTCTACCCGATAGGGAGGACGAGCTGCAAACCGCCATTTCCGTCCTGCGTAAAAAATTCAAGCAAGAAGCTCAAGATTTGAAAGAAAAACAAAAACAGGTGCGTTTCCTTGCCTATCGCGGCTTTGGTGCCGACACCATTCAGACGGCCTTAAAAACCGCGTGGAATGAAGACGAAGACTTCTATCAATAA
- the gmk gene encoding guanylate kinase produces the protein MQNHKKGNIYIISAASGTGKTTLVSRLLKNHDDIRVSISHTTRQPREGEAHGVHYHFVPKEEFESLIEQRAFLEHANVFGNYYGTSIAGVNSLSEEGYDVILEIDVQGAAQVRKSLPEASSVFILPPSFEVLAQRLIGRGTDSEEVIQTRLSKARHEIEQSVLFDYVVVNDDLDRAEADLFHIIKAGRLKKSSQQGFISNLLENS, from the coding sequence ATGCAAAATCATAAAAAAGGCAATATTTACATCATTTCTGCCGCTTCCGGCACAGGTAAAACGACCTTGGTGTCGCGCCTATTGAAAAATCATGACGACATCCGTGTTTCCATTTCCCATACCACGCGCCAACCACGAGAGGGTGAGGCACATGGTGTGCATTACCACTTTGTTCCCAAAGAAGAATTTGAATCACTGATTGAGCAAAGAGCCTTTTTGGAACACGCCAATGTGTTCGGCAATTATTACGGCACCAGCATCGCCGGCGTGAATTCCTTGAGCGAAGAGGGCTATGACGTCATTTTGGAAATTGATGTGCAAGGTGCGGCGCAAGTGCGTAAATCGTTGCCTGAAGCCAGCAGTGTTTTTATCCTGCCGCCTTCCTTTGAAGTATTGGCGCAACGTTTGATCGGCCGTGGTACAGACAGCGAAGAAGTTATTCAAACACGCCTTTCAAAAGCCCGTCATGAGATTGAGCAATCCGTTTTGTTCGATTACGTCGTTGTGAATGACGATTTGGATCGTGCCGAAGCCGATTTGTTCCACATTATTAAAGCAGGCCGTCTGAAAAAATCCTCTCAACAGGGATTTATCTCAAACCTGTTGGAAAATTCGTAA
- a CDS encoding adenine phosphoribosyltransferase — protein sequence MLIHPEVMGVEALADKIRKIENWPQKGILFHDITPVLQSAEYFRLLVDLLVYRYMGQKVDVVAGLDARGFIIGAALAYQLNVGFVPIRKKGKLPFDTVSQSYALEYGEATVEIHTDAIKPGARVLLVDDLVATGGTMLAGVELIRKLGGEVIEAAAILEFTDLDGGKKIRESGAPLFTLCQNKGCM from the coding sequence ATGTTGATTCATCCTGAAGTAATGGGCGTAGAAGCTTTGGCGGACAAAATCCGTAAAATTGAAAACTGGCCGCAAAAAGGGATTTTGTTTCATGACATTACTCCCGTTTTACAAAGCGCAGAATATTTCCGCCTACTGGTCGATTTACTGGTTTACCGCTATATGGGGCAGAAAGTTGATGTCGTGGCAGGCTTGGATGCACGCGGCTTTATTATTGGCGCTGCTTTGGCCTATCAGCTGAACGTCGGCTTTGTCCCCATCCGCAAAAAAGGCAAACTGCCGTTTGATACAGTTTCTCAAAGTTACGCTTTGGAATATGGCGAAGCAACGGTAGAAATCCATACCGACGCCATCAAGCCGGGCGCACGCGTTTTGTTGGTAGATGATTTGGTGGCAACCGGCGGCACAATGCTGGCAGGTGTCGAGCTGATCCGCAAACTGGGGGGTGAAGTAATCGAAGCGGCTGCCATTTTGGAATTTACCGACTTGGACGGCGGCAAAAAAATCCGTGAAAGCGGCGCACCGTTATTTACCCTATGCCAAAACAAAGGCTGTATGTAA
- a CDS encoding toxin-antitoxin system YwqK family antitoxin codes for MNNYLKSGLLAAALFSMPIAAFAQQHTVYFNQNGKLTATMPSVAYVRQYKIEAGKAQVQDFYYPSMKKYSDPYEIPASQIKVFVPALDNGTLTLWHFNGQKKMVGSYRNGKPHGEWVNWYPNGKKSAVMPYQNGLSEGVGSRYYRNGVKESEIQFKHDKANGHWKQWYSDGSPKTEMMMSNDKPTEIISWDENGRVVSELSIRNGKRSGIILDWYDDGAKKSELVYKDDRLVKKTFWDTDGYVLE; via the coding sequence ATGAATAATTATTTAAAATCAGGCCTATTGGCTGCTGCCTTGTTCAGTATGCCCATTGCTGCCTTTGCCCAGCAACATACCGTTTATTTCAATCAAAACGGTAAACTGACGGCGACCATGCCTTCGGTTGCTTATGTCCGCCAATACAAGATTGAGGCAGGCAAGGCGCAGGTGCAGGATTTTTACTATCCATCGATGAAAAAATATTCTGATCCTTATGAAATACCTGCCAGTCAGATTAAGGTTTTTGTGCCGGCTTTGGATAACGGTACGCTGACCCTGTGGCATTTCAACGGTCAGAAAAAGATGGTTGGCAGTTATCGCAACGGCAAACCGCATGGCGAATGGGTCAACTGGTATCCAAACGGCAAAAAATCTGCGGTGATGCCTTATCAAAATGGCCTGAGTGAGGGCGTGGGTTCCCGCTATTACCGAAATGGTGTGAAAGAAAGCGAAATCCAATTTAAGCACGATAAAGCCAATGGTCATTGGAAACAATGGTATTCAGACGGCAGCCCGAAAACCGAAATGATGATGAGCAATGACAAACCGACGGAGATTATCAGTTGGGATGAAAATGGCCGCGTTGTGTCTGAATTGAGTATTCGCAACGGTAAACGCAGCGGCATCATTTTGGATTGGTATGATGATGGGGCGAAGAAATCCGAGTTGGTTTATAAAGACGACCGGTTGGTGAAAAAAACGTTCTGGGATACGGACGGATACGTTCTAGAATAA
- a CDS encoding RelA/SpoT family protein: MPAPLPTAPYDPLTAEARELLFRTASYLNTNEQAELERAVAYAFHAHDGQTRKSGEPYITHPLAVATQLAIWHMDVQGLCAGVMHDVLEDTGVTKVEMAAEFGDTIAEMVDGLSKLEKLKFEDHAEHQAESFRKLILAMTKDVRVIVVKLADRLHNMRTLGSMRPEKRRRIAKETLEIYAQIANRIGLNNAYQELQDLSFQNLHPRRYETLKKAMNNSRKNRRDVVGKVLRAFGQRLVGVNIEAKIKGREKNLYSIHQKMLAKKLRFAEVMDIYGFRVIVNSIPACYAALGALHNLYHPKPGRFKDYIAIPKSNGYQSLHTTLVGPYGLPIEVQIRTREMDAVAEGGIAGHWIYKSGGNTPDQAVLHMNRWMKNILDLQASSSNAIEFLEHVKVDLFPNEVYIVTPKGDILTLPKGATPIDFAYAVHTNIGHKTVAARINNVMMPLRTKLKTGDTVEIITSEHAKPNVAWLNFTVSSRARSAIRQYIKNLNRHDAVVLGENLLQKALSSLLPKDILLSDDLKEKYLADLNTKQTSFEEVLYNVGMGHTLPVHVAMHIAELAGQHFGSAVKLSPIKVNDQETGRIHFAECCHPIPGDAIRALLVKDKGMIIHRDTCQTLVKADPEEQLDAGWDSLRNQTYRTILNVKSEDAHGLLASMAQAISNSGADIESVDTPTKAQAGTEGFVEFKFTIKVKDLDQVNQIIHAMHANPNIRKVIRG; this comes from the coding sequence ATGCCAGCCCCACTGCCTACCGCCCCCTATGATCCGTTGACAGCAGAAGCGCGCGAGCTTCTGTTTCGCACCGCATCCTATCTCAATACCAATGAGCAGGCCGAGCTTGAAAGAGCCGTTGCCTACGCTTTCCACGCCCATGACGGACAAACCCGTAAAAGCGGCGAACCCTACATCACCCATCCCCTTGCCGTTGCAACGCAACTTGCGATTTGGCACATGGATGTTCAAGGCCTCTGCGCAGGCGTTATGCACGATGTATTGGAAGATACGGGTGTAACCAAAGTCGAAATGGCGGCAGAATTCGGCGATACCATTGCCGAAATGGTAGACGGCCTCTCCAAGCTGGAAAAACTCAAATTTGAAGATCATGCCGAGCATCAGGCGGAAAGTTTCCGCAAACTTATCCTCGCCATGACTAAAGACGTGCGCGTCATCGTCGTCAAACTTGCCGACCGATTGCACAATATGCGCACCCTTGGCTCTATGCGTCCGGAAAAACGCCGCCGTATCGCCAAAGAAACCCTCGAAATCTATGCTCAAATCGCCAACCGCATTGGCCTGAACAATGCGTATCAAGAGCTTCAAGACCTATCGTTCCAAAACCTCCACCCAAGACGCTACGAAACCCTGAAAAAAGCCATGAACAACAGCCGCAAAAATCGCCGCGATGTTGTCGGCAAAGTGTTGCGTGCATTTGGTCAGCGTTTGGTCGGTGTCAATATTGAAGCCAAAATCAAAGGCCGCGAGAAAAACTTGTACAGCATCCATCAAAAAATGCTGGCTAAAAAGCTGCGTTTTGCCGAAGTGATGGATATTTACGGCTTTCGGGTCATTGTAAACAGCATTCCTGCCTGTTATGCCGCGTTGGGCGCATTGCATAATTTATACCACCCCAAGCCCGGCCGTTTTAAAGACTATATCGCCATTCCGAAAAGCAACGGTTATCAAAGTCTGCATACGACCTTGGTCGGTCCTTACGGCTTGCCGATTGAAGTCCAAATCCGTACGCGTGAAATGGATGCTGTGGCTGAGGGCGGTATCGCCGGCCATTGGATTTACAAATCCGGTGGAAATACTCCGGACCAAGCCGTCCTCCATATGAACCGGTGGATGAAAAATATTCTTGACCTGCAGGCCAGTAGCTCAAATGCCATCGAGTTTCTGGAGCATGTCAAAGTCGATTTGTTCCCCAACGAAGTCTATATCGTTACCCCGAAAGGAGATATCCTTACCTTACCGAAAGGTGCGACGCCGATTGACTTTGCCTATGCCGTTCACACCAATATCGGTCATAAAACCGTTGCCGCGCGTATCAATAACGTCATGATGCCGTTGCGTACCAAGCTGAAAACCGGCGATACGGTAGAAATCATTACTTCCGAGCATGCCAAGCCTAATGTAGCATGGCTGAACTTTACCGTTTCCAGCCGTGCACGCAGCGCCATCCGCCAATACATTAAAAATCTGAATCGTCACGATGCCGTTGTTTTGGGTGAAAACCTGCTGCAAAAAGCTTTATCCAGCCTGTTGCCTAAAGACATCCTGCTTTCAGACGACCTCAAAGAAAAATACCTTGCCGATTTGAACACCAAACAAACCTCGTTTGAAGAGGTTCTCTACAATGTCGGTATGGGGCATACTTTGCCGGTACACGTTGCCATGCACATTGCCGAGTTGGCAGGCCAACATTTTGGCAGCGCGGTCAAACTCAGCCCGATCAAAGTCAACGATCAGGAAACCGGCCGGATTCATTTTGCCGAATGTTGCCATCCGATTCCCGGCGATGCGATCCGCGCCTTATTGGTCAAAGATAAGGGTATGATTATCCACCGTGATACCTGTCAAACTTTGGTCAAAGCCGATCCGGAAGAGCAACTTGATGCGGGTTGGGACAGTTTGCGCAATCAAACGTATCGAACCATCCTCAACGTCAAATCCGAAGATGCGCATGGTTTGCTGGCCTCAATGGCGCAAGCGATTTCCAATTCCGGTGCGGACATCGAATCTGTCGATACGCCAACCAAAGCGCAAGCAGGAACGGAAGGTTTTGTAGAATTTAAATTCACAATTAAAGTCAAAGACTTGGATCAGGTTAATCAGATTATTCATGCAATGCATGCCAATCCGAATATCCGTAAAGTGATTCGAGGATAA
- the rpoZ gene encoding DNA-directed RNA polymerase subunit omega gives MARITTEDCTGKIPNHFDLTLVAARRARQLENGNTPLVDDIRNNKPTVTALREIAAGQIGTELLTRNK, from the coding sequence ATGGCCCGTATTACTACTGAAGACTGCACAGGTAAAATCCCTAACCACTTCGACCTTACCCTCGTTGCCGCCCGTCGCGCACGTCAATTAGAAAACGGCAACACGCCTTTGGTTGACGACATACGCAACAACAAACCAACCGTAACCGCCCTGCGCGAAATCGCTGCCGGACAAATCGGAACCGAGCTGCTGACCCGCAACAAATAA
- the prmB gene encoding 50S ribosomal protein L3 N(5)-glutamine methyltransferase gives MFNQAAQELTTVRDLLRFAVSRFNDAGLFFGHGSDNAHDEAAYLILHTLNLPLDTLEPYLDAKLLQSEKEEVLSIIERRAVEHIPAAYLTHQAWQGEFDFYVDERVIVPRSFIYELLGNGIRPWIEHDELVHRALDLCTGSGCLAIQMAHHYPDAQIDAVDLSLDALEVAAINIEDYGLEDRISLVHTDLFEGLDETYDLIVSNPPYVDAESVEALPDEYLHEPELALGSGEDGLDATRQIILQAAKYLNPKGVLLVEIGHNREVLEAAYPELPFTWLETSGGDGFVFLLTREQLLGEE, from the coding sequence ATGTTCAACCAAGCTGCTCAAGAGCTGACCACTGTTCGTGATTTATTGCGTTTCGCCGTCAGCCGTTTTAATGATGCCGGATTGTTTTTCGGACACGGAAGTGATAATGCCCATGACGAGGCAGCCTATCTGATTTTGCACACTTTGAACCTGCCTTTGGATACGTTGGAGCCTTATTTGGATGCCAAATTGTTGCAAAGTGAGAAGGAAGAAGTGTTGTCCATTATCGAACGTCGCGCAGTTGAGCATATTCCTGCCGCGTATCTGACGCATCAGGCATGGCAGGGCGAGTTTGATTTTTATGTCGATGAGCGCGTTATTGTGCCTCGTTCTTTTATTTATGAATTGCTTGGCAATGGTATCCGTCCTTGGATTGAACACGATGAGTTGGTGCATCGAGCTTTGGATTTGTGTACCGGTAGTGGCTGTTTGGCCATTCAAATGGCGCATCACTATCCCGATGCACAAATCGATGCCGTTGATTTAAGCTTGGATGCGCTAGAAGTAGCCGCGATCAATATTGAAGATTATGGCTTGGAAGACCGCATCAGCTTGGTGCATACCGATTTATTCGAAGGTTTGGATGAAACCTACGACTTAATTGTTTCCAATCCGCCTTATGTTGACGCGGAATCTGTGGAAGCGTTGCCTGATGAATACCTGCACGAGCCGGAATTGGCTTTGGGTAGCGGCGAAGATGGTTTGGACGCTACACGTCAAATCATTCTGCAAGCGGCGAAATATTTGAATCCGAAAGGTGTATTGTTGGTTGAAATCGGCCACAACCGTGAGGTATTGGAAGCGGCTTATCCCGAATTACCGTTTACTTGGTTGGAAACCAGCGGTGGCGATGGGTTTGTATTCTTGTTGACTCGCGAGCAGTTATTGGGTGAAGAGTAG